The Puntigrus tetrazona isolate hp1 unplaced genomic scaffold, ASM1883169v1 S000000148, whole genome shotgun sequence region catataaaatgtattaatcagTGTATTTAGTGTATTAACTGAATGTTgaaagcactatatatatatatatatatatatacaatgaaaCTCAAACACTGGCAAATTCAGTGTTGGATGTTTCATGGCTAAATTCGAccagcctggtggccaatcttCATCGACtgcacattccaccagtaagagcagactgtgaaggtttaattagcagcATAAAAGCACAgctttgcttaaaatattgcaatgcacacgACATGGGTGAGTTCAAAAGAGGTTGTTGGTGCACGTCTTGCtggcgcatctgtgacccagacagcaagccTTCGTGATTTATCAAGagccacggtatccagggtaatgtAACCGTgaaagctgtctgaaagggatgtccgggtgtatccaaaaaacataaaaccacagctgcccaactcactgcagaattaaacgTGCACCTCAACCGTCCTGTTTCCACCGAACGGTCCGTCAGGAGCTCCGCAGTATCAATATACACGGCCGATGCCTTTGCCGATGCCAAACGTCGGTTTCAATGGTGCCAGCAGCCGAAATCTTGGGCTGTGatcaatgtgaaacatgtattgttctctgatgagtccaccttcactgtctttcccacatcctggagagttacggtgtggagaagccccaaagaagcgtACCACCCAGACTCTTGCATGCCCAGAGTAAAGCAAGGCCCAGTACTTGTGCTAGATGTGTGCTGGGACCGCATGCAACCAAAGATTCAAACTTTACACCCTGAAGGCGGTGCCTCGTAcgaggatgataatgcaccgaTACGCACAGCAGAGCAGTTTGacgaacatgaaagtgaagttgaacatctcccacggcctgcacagtcaccacataatatattatattataaaaatgttattgagccactttggggtgttttggaggagcggGTCGGGATACGTTTTCCTCCACCTGCATCACGTGTGACCTGGCCACTATTGtgcaagaagaatggctcaaaatccctctagacactgtgcaggacttgtatctgtcattcccaagactaactgatgctgtattggccgcaaaaggaggccctacaccacactaatgaattattgtggtctaaaaccaggcgtttcactttcattgtccaacccctgtatatgtgtgtgtatatatatagctgaAAAAATAGGTTCTCAACATAAAATGTGATCCTTTTTGATTTCCCTTTTTGACAGCATTCATGAGTTTCACCCATATAGCAACCCAATTCTGCTGTTTCCCAAGATAACGTAACCTTGAAGAAACAACTTGAAGTAACACCCATATAAAAGCACCCAGGGAAGGCCTTCCTCACAAAACTCAATTCAAGTCCAGGACGTTTTGGGATGTTTCTAGTCTTGCTTTCTAAAAATAGCATAAATGCTCCCAGAGCTCTGTCGGGATTACCGCTATCAGAGCAGAGTTTGGACAGCTCGGTGAAACTAAAGAGGTGATGCTGTGAGGATAGTGAGCTGAGCTTGACCTGCTTTCAAACGCGCTAATAGTACATTGTGTTTCTGCTTTATTCTCACCTTTTCTCTCTACTAGCAGAGAATGCAGGAAAATATCTGGTGAGGTCACACACCTGACCTGAGAAGATTGTTCGAGAGTTCGTCGAGTTTCGTCAAATATTCTACTAGTGTTTATTGCTGCTGATGATGGTAATGATATGGATGCATGGCATATTTTCATTTGGGTTCTGGATAATGCCAAAAGCAACCACACAAAGGCGTATTTTTGTAGTCCAAAACCACGAGACCAGCATTTCAGAGCTGTATTGTCTTATAGTCAATGGTTTTTAATAATGGGGTTTTGGAGAAGTTCTTTGCGTATTATTTTCCGCAATAATCCAGAAGCTAATGGAACAATCCAATTTGGGAACAAGGGTGATGCAAACTTTTGGGTTGGCCTGCAAAAATAAGCCATATTGCAGGATAACTCAGGTAATTCAGTATTCTACTAACATGAGACAAATGACCATTAACTAGATAACGCAATGCTGTTTTTTGGCTTCTTGAAGTGGTGGCTAAGACAAATGTCCTAAATTCCATTTAATCTCTCTCTGGTTTGAATCGTTTTGAAGGGCTCTCCGTAGTTTTTCATCGTGTGAGATGAATAGAAGAATTCGATTTATTAGCCGCTGGTTTTCTTAGACTGTTTTGATCCTAAGTGCTAGTACTTTGGTTCAAAGCGGGACAGAATGAACTCTTGGAGGAAAGTCACCTTTCGACGGCTCTCCAAAGCTGTCATCTCTGGAAGACCTCTCAAGACTCTTCCttcatttttataatcatttccATCAGCTCGCAGTTCCTCTGCctcttttgttctctctctctttagatATATTACGGGTCAagataaagatgtttttgaaagaagtctaacataatgttttctatttaaaaatattttaaaatgtaatttattccagtgatgcaaagctgaattttcagtcacgtgatccatccgaaatcattctaatattctaatttgctgctcagtAAAACATTTCTGCATATTATCAATGATAAAAATGGTTCATTGTGTGCTTGATATATTTGTGGAAACcacattttcaggattctttgattattagaaagttcaaaagcattcctttgaaatgaaaatcagatttaaataacaaattttaataacatttaaaatgtcttttctgacgcctttaaacaattttatgtGTCCTGCTGAATAActgaatgcatatttattggtcataatattcagtttttattttgaacacattttattgtttacgtttcagtattttattaattctgttattttttggcatttgttttttaattattagattagatagttttgattttatttttatttttagtcaagTACATTTCCAGtatttctaatataatataatacattgactttataatatattttcaagtattttgatctaaattaatataaactttatgttagaataaaatattaaaattttctaTAATAACCCTATAGTGATttgcaggagaaaaaaaaaaaaaaaaatatatatatatatatatatatatatatatatatatacacacacacacacacatatgttttcctgtttgttttgctgtatttttttttcttaagacaCTAAAAATGGCAAGTGATAATATCAGTCTTCCTGCATCTCTGAGGACTGAGGattaaaaagataaagagagaTAAATGTAGAGAAAGAGCAGTACATAGGAGATGATTAGAATGAGATAGAGGTGTTGTATGAGGCTAAAGAACCTCACgcagagcaaacacacacacacacacacacacacacacacatacattgtCTGCCTTCTCTGTAGACTTGTTTTTATTCTTGAACGGCtcagtgtttttgaagaaatctTTTAATGAACAATACCCAGCCACTGACCTGTATTTTTCATTCAATGAAAGCTCTCCCTTGTAGAGAGACGTGACCGCTTTGGAGATGATTTTCCTCTAAAGACACGTACAACCAGCCTTATCGAGCGGCCTGTGAAGAGCATAGTGTTGAACTCTTACCTTCTcttgtgtataataatattttttgaactTTTCAGAGTGTTATTGGCAGAAACTTCTATCAAAGTAAATGTTATATGGGAGTAATTCTCAGGAAATGGTGCCATTTATGTTTCTATTTGTGCGCCGATGGCTTACTGTTGATGTGAATACACTGCTGTTCAAGTTTGAGTCTCGTTTTTGAAAGATATAATAAAGAATTTctacttttattcaacagtaATTcagtaaactatatatatatatatatatatatatatatatatatatatatatatatatatatatatatatatatatatatatgtgtgtgtgtgtatgcatgtatgtacagtatatatatatttcattcatcATTTCAGCAACCGATTACTATGAACTATTAGTCGCACGTTTACTGTGCAACTGAGCTTTAAGAGTTTATGAAAAAGCTGTATTTCTTAAATCGGGATCTCCCTACGCTGCTCCTGTAATATCTGGACGTGTGTTACTCTGAACCCGAGGTGCTGCAATACTGGCCTCTTAAACCTTTTTgaacaataatacaaatttcCCTTTACATTTCCAGCAGGCAGCACTTTCTGAGAGTAACCCATGAGTCTTTGATTGCGATTGCTTTCAAAAGCTGCTAGAGCGCgtaacaactttattttaactCTTAAACTGCATAGATTCTCACGGAAGTGTTTGATTGGAGACAATCACTCAGAATCGACGCCGTGATTAATGTTAAgttaatgcatgcatatgtatatatatgtttgtccGGTATGTTGAAACGGACGAGGGCTACTTCATTAAAGGCAACTACAAAAGAAACATTGATTTGAAATGCAACAcggtgtatttttttaaaaattgcatatcTAATGATTTCTTTTCAACAACCTCAATATGGCACAATGACTATCCACTGAAAAGAAGCAATTTCACCTTTGTGCTAATGCAATCAGAAGTAATGCTTTTCTGTGCTGTTATTACCATTTCAATCTGTTTTACCTCGCACGTACGCAAGCATGTGCTCTCTCTGCGTCTGGAAAGTGGGTCAGGATTGCATCCGCAAttgattgtaattttttttttttttttttttacaacacgAGTGTCTGAAGTGGGATCTTTAAGTGTTGTGTTACACGGCAGACCtgcatttttatgcatcacTCACTCATTTAATTTTCTCTCCCCGCAGGTGTTGTCTAGTTTGCATCCCGAGTGTGAGTATATCTTTCAGCTGGCAAGAGATGAACAGCGGTGTCTCAGAGAGATCACAGATCTTGGGAACCTCAGCAGCTTTTCAGGTAGAAATAGGCAGAAGCTCCTGATGAGATGTTGAAAGGGTTTTTACCCACAGCGTGTGAGATGCTTGCAAAACAGCACCGAGTTTCAACTGAGAGCGAATGGAGACTTTTGTTGCTTCTCGGTGTTTTAGACGCTAAATTTCTGCCATTAAAAGCCAGAGGTCTCAATATGCGCTGAAACGTGTCTCCGTGTTATACAGGGCTAAATTACATGGCCGTTTAAAATTGGTGCAATGTACCCTCgctttcacagacaaggctttaGCCTAGCCTAAAAATGaagtctgagctgtttcaactgaaagataTCAGGGCCTATGTTTTGCCTCcaaccagtaaaaaaaaaaaaaaaaaaaatgccatagGCTAAAGCCTGTTTGTGAAAACAGGCCTAaaaattttttatgattttgaaaaaagtccCTCATTTTCGCTGAGGTTGCATTTTGTTTGAtcacaaatatgcaaaatattatgaaatattatttcagtttaaaagaactgtagtctatttgaatatatttttaaaatgtaatttaatcctgCGATACAATGCTGATTTttcttcagcgtcacacgatccGTCAGAATGAATACTAATACGCTGATTTACtgcttaaaaagcatttattattataatcaatgtTGGAATCCGTTGCGgtgcttcatatttttatgcGGAAaccacgatacagagttctttgaTCAATAGAAAGTTCATAAGGACAGCAGATTtgaaacaaatctttattttactaatatttttacagtcacttttgatcgaatgaatgaatttttcGTTCTTTGTTCAAAAGTCTTTCAAAGACCGACCTCAgacttgatgtactaaaaacGTTCAGCTTAAAACACATTGTTTAAACCATAACAGCATCTGTAATTTCCCCTCTCAGGTGTTTTAACTTTCtgacttttaaactttttttttatttacgctAAAACAGGCCACAAACCCTTgagatgttatttaaaataaatgacatctgCATAGCATTCATCGGTGCCATAATCTGTCGGCGGCGACATTCAGAGATCAGAGTTTATACGAGATCACACTCATTGTAATGCAGCGCCTGGCTTTTCCGCTTCCCAGTGGATCCCAGTAGCGAAGTTGTGTTTGGCAGAGATTCGCATTCACAGATGTACTTGTGCTGATCCAACATGACAATCTGGACGTTCACAGAGCAAACTCTAGCTGTTATGTGTCACGAAAAGACTTTCGAATACATTGTTTTCTTGAGGTTTGGTGCTTGAGTGCGTGGATTAAcacatgttctctctctctctctctgtgtgtgtgtgtgtgtgtgtgtgtgtgtgtgtgtgtgtgtgtgtgtgtgtgtaggttgtCTGCCAGTATGGGATGCTGTAGTGTGTTGGCCCAGAGCTGCAGTGGGTGAGATGGTCCACTTGCCATGCCCCGCTGTTTTCTCTATCTTCAAGAACAACACAGGTGCGACATCAATCCTGTGCGTGATTCAAAACCGAAGTTAAAAATCacagtatatgaatatatgaacgTGAATTAGGTGAAGGCGGCAAACAGGACGCAtaattaaaatctgaatttaaattaaaatgcagagaTAAATAAGATTAATTTGAGAGTTAATCGGCGAGTTAATACATTTTGCCAAAAAATGCATAGATATGCATGTACCTTTAAGAGAAgagtttttaaacagtaaaattgtaacgtgttttttttaaaataataattatcttctgctcaccgagactgcatttattcgatacggcaaaaacagtaatattgtgaaatatttggtactgtgttttatttgcctatattttaaaatgtagtgtaTTCCAATGATcaaagctttattaaaaacaaggttattataaatgaaatgtccATCCAtgcatgttattattatgttaatacCATCaacaatatttgttaaaatgtttcattattaattgACATATTGTATTATAGTGACAACCAATTAcgtttgaataaatgttttaatgtgagTTAATGagcacattattttaaagcatttaattaaaacatggtTATAATATTAGCCGACATTTGAGATGTAGCAATTCATATAAAAGTATTGACATAtcaaattttgttgttttaaattatacagaattaatttaaataaactattatcTTTACTAAGCAACATTTGACATTGTCAATTTTTACgtatttaataatacttaattaACAACTGTACCTTTCATTTAATGGACCGCTTTTATTAGTCGAAAACCATCAAAAAGAATGTCGTGGGTATTTTGTGATGCTGTGTTAATTGTTTTGACTTCGCCGAAAGCACTTAATGAAATGCACATAATTGGGCAAAATATgtgcttatttttgttttgataaaacataactctggatgtctggaacaGAATGTCACGGATGCTCGTTGGATTGAAGAAACCTAATGAATCGTGTTTGCTCAACCCTGCTCCATACATGCATTTCTACATTAACAGCTTCTGCGAGCAAACCAGTTTCAGTCTGTGACTTTTAACAATAGAAACATCTACCTTGAGAATATAAATGGAATCCTCAAATTGCAAAAAGCACAGCCTCAATTTCAGGGCTTTGTAAGTTTGAGCCAAAGAAGGCAGGTTTTCATATTTGCCACAGTAATAACAGCAGTCTCCACAGACCCTAAACCCGGTCTGAGTCTGGACAAATATTGCATTCAAATCTGAAAGCCCTCAAATGAAATTGTGCTGCTGCAGTTTTCGTCTGATGGCAACCATAGCAGCACTCCATCGTTGTATCTCTGCCTCGTGTAGAAGAGGATCCAGGCCTCATTTCGCATTCGGCTTCAGCACAAGCTAATTTTATGCATTGCATCTCATTCCTGAGAGAAAAAGCCAATGCAAATTGCATGAAATGCCAACTTGCGCTTATTCGTTGGTTTtgaagaagcttttttttttttttgaaaagtctCAAATTCTCGTCATTGACCTTTGACGATTAATTGATCGCTCTAGGTGTAGTGAGTCGTAACTGCACGGCTGGCGGCTGGTCGCATCCGTTCCCTGCTTACCATGAGGCCTGCGTGGTTGAGGATGAAATCCCTGAGGTCAGACACGTTCTGAAATCATTTCTTGTTTATCCATACGCTTTTGCTTCTCAGGTAGCTTTTCTAAGTAATCCTACATAAGCTTCCTCTAGTTTCAGAAGAGCTCTCAACGACTTTCACATCATATTACTCCAAGACTAATGGCtctatagttttttgttttgttttgttgcaatTATATACATCTAAGACAATTGAAACTTAAATGAACCTTGAATAATAATGTCTTCTTTTTATGAGCATCTTCATATTCATATAGTTTATGTCATAGTTCTCACTGGGaaatggtttaatttaattttaaacattgctTTGACAGTGTAAATCAATtaatacatatgcatatgtaatattatttaatatgttatatattattttcttaattttctaaaaattaaaaaggttatCAAATGTTAGTACATACAccatattgccaaaagtattcgctcacctgccttgacccgcatatgaacttaagtggCATCTtattcctaatccatagggttcaatatggcaccctttgcagctataacagcgTCAGCTCTTCtaggaaggctgtccacaaggtttaggagtgtgtttatgggaatttttgagcattcttccagaagcgtatttgtgaggtcacacactaaGGCAGAGGtgtccaaactcggtcctgAAGAGCCggtttcctgcagagtttagatgcaaccctaattaaacacacctgatccacacctgatccagctaatcaagtacttcagacatgcatagtatatgtgttttagcagggttgaatctaaactctgcaggaccgagtttggacaCCCCTGCAGTAAGGCCCGCTCTAATTCACCCCGCTCTAATTCATCTCAAAGGGGTTCTATCGGGTTGAGCTCAGGACCAGACTCCAGTCatcatgtctttatggaccttgctttgtgcgCCGGTGCACAGTCATGTCGGAAGAGGAAGGGGCcggctccaaactgttcccacaaagtcgggagcatggaattgtccaaaacGTCTTGGTACGCTGAAGCACTCAGAGTttctttcactggaactaacgGGCCAAGCCCAGCTTCTGAAAAAGAGCCCCACACCATACACTTTGCATAACGCAGTCAGTCGAGTATCGTTCTCCTGACAACCGCCAGACCCAGACTCGTCCGtcagattgccagatggagaagtGCGATTCGATTCGACGCTTTGCATCGCTCGTGGTGATGTATGGTTTGGCTGCGGCTGCTCAGCCACGGAGATCCATTCTGCAAAGCTCTCTGCGCGCTGTTCTTGAGCTGATCTGAgggccacatgaagtttggaggtctgtagtgACTGTCGTTCCCAAACGCTTCCACGTActtataatacagctgacagttgactgtggaatatttaggagcgaGGAAATTTCACGACTGCATTTGTTGCACAGGGGGCGTCCTATCGCTGGatttcactgagctcctgagaacGACCCGtacttttacaaatatttgtaaaaacagtctatgcctaggtgcttgattttatacacctttGGCCATGGAAGTGAATGGAACACCCGATTCCGATTATTTGGATgagtgagcgaatacttttgagAATATACCGGATTTAGGCTTTCCCAGTCATGTCTGTCTGCCATATAGTTGGCTTATAGCTcaaaaagttttactttttattatgaattaaatgaatactttgttaatttacaaatacattaattataatgtaattaaaacaacgaaaacaatattatttttagatataaagttattaaattataatgattttttactaaaattggcaataaatatattttatcatgctTATTTTGAGGTTTTAGGCTTTCGCAGTTACGTCTGCCCGTctgttaattaaatgaaatatgtttttttcatccGCCCGTCATTTCATCAGATGTTATCGGCTGACTGGAGCGCAGATTGATCGATTCACCTCTTCATCTAGAGATAATGTTTACTGTATTCAGACAGAACTGAGCACGGTGGTTGCGATGTAATTGGTTTGTTCTCGTTTGTCCTTCAGGAGTCGTATTTTGCCACTGTCAAACTGATCTACACTGTCGGTTACGGAGCATCCCTTCTTTCGCTCTCTGTTGCCGTGGTAATACTGCTGCTCTTCAGGTACTGCTGTTTACCGTGCTTTCTTACTAATGGACTCCAAAAAAAAACTCCCaaatccaacacacacacacatatatatatatatatatacatatataaataactatgTGAGCACCCTTTAGCATGTCTAGCTACCTTTTTAGACAAACTCAGtcgtcattattttttaaaataagcttgGAAACTACACTTAGTTACCGTAGGCTTGACTGTTGTTTGTGTTCTGCAGGCGATTACACTGCGCTCGAAACTACATCCACATGCAGCTGTTTTTCACCTTCATCCTGAAATCGGTGGCTGTGTTTGTGAAAGATGCTACGCTGTTCTCCAGTGAGGACACAGATCACTGCACACTCTCTACAGTGAGTCCATCAACGCCTCTGAACCAGAGGCCTTTAAATGCGGTTTTCTGCTTGTGACCTCGATGATTCAATGGATCTGtgacagagttttttttttaaatattcttaacCGTATTTATAATTGACTTTCCCTTTGACTCCATTCACCGTCTCGGATGATTTTTGTCAGTAGTCTCAATGCGTTCTCTGGGACTGGCGTCTTCAGgtcacagaagaaaaaatacataaaatgatttattagcTGAATTTAAATCTCTTTCAAAGccatataaaacaatttttaaagaagaaaatgaaaattaattagctgaaagtgtatttaattagctgaaagtgtatatatttgattaaaattacattaaaaacattaatattgttaaatataattataattttaactgttttctttctgaatatatgttgcaataaaatttatttctgtgatgcaacagtgaattttcagcatcattactgtcacatgatccgtcagaaatcatttaatatgaTCTAGTTgctgtttaagaaacatttctgattattattaatgttgtgctgcttaatatttattaagattCTGTAACACGTTTAAACAAGTTTAAAAGAATagcttaatttaaaacatacatttttgtttgtgtatgtatatatatatatatatatatatatatatatatatatatatgcacagtatgcacatatatcacatatattttggatgcgattaattgcaattaatcctTTGACAGCGCTTAAGATTAGCACACATACCCCTTCTAAAAACCCCAGGTTCAAGGAAagcttttaaaacctttatttccAGCTGAGTTTGCACTtcctctcttgtttttttttgccgttgTGCCCCGTTTATCATTCtcagcgtctctctctctctctctctctctctctctccgcaggCGGCCTGTAAGGCGTCAGTGGTGTTTTGTCATTACTGCGTCATGACTAATTTCTTCTGGTTGCTGGTTGAAGCCGTGTATCTGAACTCTCTGCTGGTCTCGGTCTTCCCGCGCAGCCAGCGCTGTCTGTGGTGTTTCGCTCTGCTGGGTTGGGGTGAGACGCTCATATCTCTGTCCCTAGAGCCATCCGAACTTGTCCTCTCTCACGCTCTTTCCTCCGGCCATCACAAATGGGGTTTATCTTAATAGCCGTGCGAgttattaaaagaacaaaaacaaaaatgtagatCTTAGTCCGTAGGCCTGATGTAAGTCCTTACTAAAGGTTcattcacaccaagaatgaTAATTCTAAAGATGAGTATGTCACCCTTTAAATGGTCCAGATCCTTCCTGTGAATTTTGTTATTGTTCATCTGTGGGAAAAAATCGTTTTGAAAGTGATTCCAGAAATATGGCGTCAGTATTGTTATATAACATgattgacaaaaaaagaaagagaaaagactaaattaaactaaacacaTCGCATCTGCCATTGGTCAGATTAGCACTTAGTCCCgcccatgttttaatttttattatttagttaacaCTTTCATTCTgcagggatgcattaaatcaagcaagagtgacagtaaagacatttataatgtaaagatGTAAAAAATATACGTTTAggttatcaaagaatcctgcaAAAATTCCACAAAAAGGTAAAACATCATAACGGTTTGAAACGCTGATAATATTAGAgtatcaaatcagcatattatttcTAAACTATTTCATGTGGCACTGCAGACTGGTGTAATGATGCCAAAAATTCAACATTGCATCAcctaaataaattttaaattgcaataatatttcacaatttttactgtatttttaatcacattaaaagCTCGGATAAAAACATTGACTCATCGTAACAACTCTAATCCTTTGAATAGCAGCTTCTGCGTGTAAAGAGTCGTGAGCAGCTCCTCTAGGGTTTTACTTTTGCTGCAAAGTCCATTTCATTACTGGCTGGATTATAATGCTTATTTCtgaaagctgttatttttttcacgTTAGCAGCTATTAGTGTCTCACCGACTCCAACCAGTGAAGTACAGCGTGATCCTTTTGTTGCTCCGTTACTCAATTTTCATTTCCATTCTCTCCGTCTCCGTCTCCTGCTCTCAGTTACCCTGGGAGGGCTGAAGAGTGTCAGAACAACTCTTGTGATTGGCATCTCTGCGGTCTCTGATTTGAGCAGACAATCGAAAGAACAAACAGTTCAAATCACATCGTCGAtgcagttttcaacattgagaCGCGCAAATCACTGCTCTCGTTCTTTTACGGATTCTTGTTTTTGTCGCGAGTGATGCAtcagtgcatgttattttttttattaaaattaataatgctTTCCGGACCTTTCTAATTAAACAAGTACCATCCtacattttttctctttaacTCTTTCGCTGCCATTGATTGAATTTCCCTGTTATATGGCAGGAGGCGCTATTATACATCTTCTGAAACAGTACTGAATGTCTGGATCTGAACACAGCAAAAAAGCGGAATCATAAAACCTTAAACAGCGCATTTTATTTCTAAGCGTCCTAATAATACAGATGAAACGTCGAGGCAGGAAGTGGTTGACTGTGCAAGCTGATGGAAATGATCTAC contains the following coding sequences:
- the ghrhrl gene encoding growth hormone releasing hormone receptor, like isoform X2, whose translation is MNDARSLPSLIGQVQSIKRLIRPPLSARAADATGDMRSWARGILWLSSFTTVLSSLHPECEYIFQLARDEQRCLREITDLGNLSSFSGCLPVWDAVVCWPRAAVGEMVHLPCPAVFSIFKNNTGVVSRNCTAGGWSHPFPAYHEACVVEDEIPEESYFATVKLIYTVGYGASLLSLSVAVVILLLFRRLHCARNYIHMQLFFTFILKSVAVFVKDATLFSSEDTDHCTLSTAACKASVVFCHYCVMTNFFWLLVEAVYLNSLLVSVFPRSQRCLWCFALLGWGFPLVCIVLWICSRLYFEDTECWDVNEDSPYWWIIKGPIVVSIGVNFLLLVNIIRILVQKLNPRLIQFNNSAQYRRLTKSTLLLIPLFGTHYMVFNFLPDYFSVSLRLCIELCLGSFQGLIVAVLYCFLNQEVQKEIRLCWMRYHEGSYVVVPVGAKGSQMDTPF
- the ghrhrl gene encoding growth hormone releasing hormone receptor, like isoform X4, which codes for MNDARSLPSLIGQVQSIKRLIRPPLSARAADATGDMRSWARGILWLSSFTTVLSSLHPECEYIFQLARDEQRCLREITDLGNLSSFSGCLPVWDAVVCWPRAAVGEMVHLPCPAVFSIFKNNTGVVSRNCTAGGWSHPFPAYHEACVVEDEIPEESYFATVKLIYTVGYGASLLSLSVAVVILLLFRRLHCARNYIHMQLFFTFILKSVAVFVKDATLFSSEDTDHCTLSTAACKASVVFCHYCVMTNFFWLLVEAVYLNSLLVSVFPRSQRCLWCFALLGWGFPLVCIVLWICSRLYFEDTECWDVNEDSPYWWIIKGPIVVSIGVNFLLLVNIIRILVQKLNPRLIQFNNSAQYRRLTKSTLLLIPLFGTHYMVFNFLPDYFSVSLRLCIELCLGSFQRDTRRMLKLLGAFWVYSALWMCTRPSYIFRI
- the ghrhrl gene encoding growth hormone releasing hormone receptor, like isoform X3, encoding MNDARSLPSLIGQVQSIKRLIRPPLSARAADATGDMRSWARGILWLSSFTTVLSSLHPECEYIFQLARDEQRCLREITDLGNLSSFSGCLPVWDAVVCWPRAAVGEMVHLPCPAVFSIFKNNTGVVSRNCTAGGWSHPFPAYHEACVVEDEIPEESYFATVKLIYTVGYGASLLSLSVAVVILLLFRRLHCARNYIHMQLFFTFILKSVAVFVKDATLFSSEDTDHCTLSTAACKASVVFCHYCVMTNFFWLLVEAVYLNSLLVSVFPRSQRCLWCFALLGWGFPLVCIVLWICSRLYFEDTECWDVNEDSPYWWIIKGPIVVSIGVNFLLLVNIIRILVQKLNPRLIQFNNSAQYRRLTKSTLLLIPLFGTHYMVFNFLPDYFSVSLRLCIELCLGSFQVQKEIRLCWMRYHEGSYVVVPVGAKGSQMDTPF